In Bacteroides coprosuis DSM 18011, the following are encoded in one genomic region:
- a CDS encoding Phosphoglycerate dehydrogenase (COGs: COG0111 Phosphoglycerate dehydrogenase and related dehydrogenase~InterPro IPR006139:IPR006140~KEGG: bfs:BF2073 putative D-3-phosphoglycerate dehydrogenase~PFAM: D-isomer specific 2-hydroxyacid dehydrogenase, NAD-binding; D-isomer specific 2-hydroxyacid dehydrogenase, catalytic domain~PRIAM: Phosphoglycerate dehydrogenase~SPTR: D-3-phosphoglycerate dehydrogenase;~IMG reference gene:2504106841~PFAM: D-isomer specific 2-hydroxyacid dehydrogenase, NAD binding domain; D-isomer specific 2-hydroxyacid dehydrogenase, catalytic domain) — translation MNRIEVLLATQKPFAQSAIQQMEEALGAANIKLEQLEAYADRKELMERLKNVDALIVRSDIIDKEIIKAGNQLKVIVRAGSGFDNIDIKAAHDAGVIVMNTPGQNANAVAELVFGMLLWGARNGFNGVSGFELKGKTLGIHAFGNVGQNVARIAKGFGMNVLAYDPYTPSVVIYRSGVEPVSCAEELYSKSDIISIHLPYTPLTKKVINRELLQNLPEKAILINTARKEVIHEEDLIAMMKERPQMKYLTDIAPAHPAEFLEMGNRYFATPKKMGAQTLEANSNAAVAAARELINYFESGNVDFKVN, via the coding sequence ATGAATAGGATAGAGGTGCTTCTTGCTACCCAAAAACCTTTTGCCCAATCTGCCATACAGCAGATGGAAGAGGCACTGGGTGCTGCTAACATTAAGCTCGAGCAGCTAGAAGCTTATGCCGATCGAAAAGAATTAATGGAACGACTGAAAAATGTCGATGCATTAATCGTAAGAAGCGACATTATAGATAAAGAAATAATTAAAGCAGGTAATCAGCTTAAGGTGATTGTTCGTGCAGGGTCTGGCTTTGATAATATTGATATTAAAGCTGCACACGATGCAGGTGTTATTGTTATGAATACGCCTGGACAAAATGCTAATGCTGTTGCCGAACTTGTTTTTGGTATGCTCCTTTGGGGAGCACGCAATGGGTTTAATGGTGTTTCGGGGTTTGAGCTTAAAGGAAAAACACTAGGAATTCATGCTTTTGGTAATGTTGGTCAGAATGTTGCCCGTATTGCCAAAGGTTTTGGAATGAATGTGTTGGCCTATGACCCTTATACTCCATCGGTTGTAATCTATCGTTCTGGAGTAGAGCCTGTTTCTTGTGCTGAGGAACTATATTCTAAATCGGATATTATTTCTATTCACTTACCCTATACTCCTTTAACTAAAAAGGTGATAAATAGGGAGCTGCTGCAGAATTTGCCCGAAAAAGCTATTCTTATTAATACGGCTCGTAAGGAAGTTATTCATGAGGAAGATCTTATAGCCATGATGAAAGAAAGACCTCAGATGAAATATCTTACAGATATTGCTCCTGCACATCCCGCAGAATTTTTAGAAATGGGTAACCGTTATTTTGCAACTCCTAAAAAGATGGGTGCACAAACTCTTGAAGCGAATAGTAATGCTGCTGTTGCTGCTGCTAGGGAGTTGATCAATTACTTCGAGTCGGGTAATGTAGATTTTAAAGTTAATTAG
- a CDS encoding RND efflux system, outer membrane lipoprotein, NodT family (COGs: COG1538 Outer membrane protein~InterPro IPR003423:IPR010131~KEGG: cts:Ctha_1678 RND efflux system, outer membrane lipoprotein, NodT family~PFAM: Outer membrane efflux protein~SPTR: RND efflux system, outer membrane lipoprotein, NodT family;~TIGRFAM: RND efflux system, outer membrane lipoprotein, NodT~IMG reference gene:2504106842~PFAM: Outer membrane efflux protein~TIGRFAM: efflux transporter, outer membrane factor (OMF) lipoprotein, NodT family), whose translation MKFKLKYGKVLLGLIAIAGLQSCQVTNRYKSPELDTKNLYREMNPSDSTTIADIPWSEYFKDTQLQGYIAEALNNNYDMLMAEQRIKQAEAALGMARAAYFPELALSAQVNQTRLSSADPLTGMPQDRNSLAYHSEKYSLGLVASWELDIWGKLNRQSRAKYADMLNSYAGRTLIQTSLISSVANSYYSLLALDEQLKVTKEMITFMEESLVTMEAMKEGGMVTAAAVEQSRASLHNVRTTVPDLESAIYQLENALSVMLGRDAGHIERSTIAAQYIPTSLASGVPVQMLSRRPDVQQAELTFRAAFELKNAAQASFYPAITLSSGMIGYATTNTLSQFFKPENLIANLVGGLTQPIFARKKLVTQLKVAKAEQKATLYAFEKAVLTAGKEVSDIMNVYENSLKKNADRAIEVDSQRKSMEYTQELLKAGEATYLEVISAQQGLLQAQLNQTNDKLQQLQACTNLYRALGGGIN comes from the coding sequence ATGAAATTTAAATTAAAATACGGAAAAGTGTTACTTGGATTGATAGCGATTGCAGGATTACAGTCTTGTCAAGTTACAAATCGCTACAAATCTCCCGAGCTAGATACTAAAAATCTATACCGCGAGATGAATCCAAGTGATTCAACCACAATAGCAGATATTCCTTGGTCGGAGTACTTTAAGGATACTCAACTACAAGGTTATATTGCCGAAGCATTGAATAACAACTACGATATGCTTATGGCAGAACAAAGGATAAAGCAAGCAGAAGCTGCCCTAGGAATGGCACGTGCTGCTTATTTCCCTGAATTGGCACTAAGTGCACAAGTTAATCAAACAAGATTAAGTAGTGCCGATCCCCTTACTGGTATGCCACAAGATAGAAACAGCCTAGCTTATCACTCCGAAAAGTATAGTTTAGGACTTGTAGCTAGCTGGGAGCTTGATATTTGGGGTAAGCTAAACCGCCAATCTAGAGCTAAATATGCTGATATGCTAAATAGCTATGCAGGTAGAACTTTGATTCAAACCTCGCTTATTTCTAGTGTAGCCAATAGCTACTATTCTCTTTTAGCGCTTGATGAGCAACTGAAAGTAACCAAAGAGATGATTACTTTTATGGAAGAAAGCTTGGTTACTATGGAAGCTATGAAAGAAGGAGGAATGGTTACAGCTGCTGCTGTAGAACAATCGAGAGCATCACTTCACAATGTAAGAACTACGGTTCCCGATTTGGAGAGTGCCATCTACCAATTGGAAAATGCACTCAGTGTAATGCTAGGTCGTGATGCTGGTCATATTGAAAGAAGCACTATTGCTGCTCAATATATTCCTACTTCACTTGCTTCAGGTGTACCTGTACAGATGTTGTCAAGACGCCCTGATGTACAACAGGCAGAACTTACTTTCCGTGCAGCTTTCGAGCTTAAGAATGCTGCTCAAGCAAGCTTCTACCCTGCTATTACATTATCATCGGGTATGATAGGTTATGCTACAACAAATACACTAAGTCAGTTTTTTAAACCAGAAAACCTGATTGCAAATCTTGTTGGTGGATTAACTCAACCTATCTTTGCTCGTAAAAAGCTAGTAACTCAATTGAAAGTGGCTAAGGCCGAACAAAAAGCAACACTTTATGCTTTTGAAAAAGCGGTTTTAACGGCTGGAAAAGAAGTTTCGGACATCATGAATGTCTATGAAAACTCATTGAAAAAGAATGCTGATAGAGCTATAGAAGTAGATTCTCAAAGGAAATCTATGGAATATACGCAAGAGCTTCTTAAAGCTGGTGAGGCAACCTACCTTGAGGTTATAAGTGCTCAACAAGGTTTACTACAAGCACAGCTCAATCAAACTAATGATAAGCTGCAGCAACTCCAAGCATGTACAAACTTGTATCGTGCACTAGGTGGTGGTATTAATTAA
- a CDS encoding transporter, hydrophobe/amphiphile efflux-1 (HAE1) family (COGs: COG0841 Cation/multidrug efflux pump~InterPro IPR001036:IPR004764~KEGG: cts:Ctha_1679 transporter, hydrophobe/amphiphile efflux-1 (HAE1) family~PFAM: Acriflavin resistance protein~SPTR: Transporter, hydrophobe/amphiphile efflux-1 (HAE1) family;~TIGRFAM: Hydrophobe/amphiphile efflux-1 HAE1~IMG reference gene:2504106843~PFAM: AcrB/AcrD/AcrF family~TIGRFAM: The (Largely Gram-negative Bacterial) Hydrophobe/Amphiphile Efflux-1 (HAE1) Family) yields the protein MLKTFIDRPVLSTVISIFIVVLGVIGIVTLPVEQYPDIAPPTVNISTQYPGANADVIMKSVVIPIEEAVNGVEGMTYMSSSASNSGMASIEVYFAKGVDPDIAAVNVQNLVATVTPILPAEVNKIGVTVKKQLSSYILGISLSSENPDYDGQFIQNYADINLIPQIKRVYGVGDASVMGAKTYSMRVWLKPDVMASYKMNPTEVIAALADQNIEAAPGELGQNSDQTYQYTLRYTGRLESPEEFENIIIRSSDSHILKLKDVANVDLGSLSYNIISKTNGNESVFISISQTAGSNAQEVINNIKNVLDEAAPSFPPGLKMSYLMDANNFLDASISKVLQTLFEALILVFLVVFLFLQDWKSTLIPGIAVPVAIIGTFFFLQVMGFSVNILTLFALVLAIGIVVDDAIIVVEAVHAHMEAGETDPRQAAIAAMKEISPAIVSITLVMSSVFIPVSFIGGTSGVFFRQFGLTLAIAIALSAVNALTLSPALCALFLKPDLKSGEKKKNFAQRFFVFFNANFDAATQKYKSSLHFLGKKGHRWITVAIIITFSGLLYFMMQTTPTGFVPQEDGGTMVGLVSLPPGSSLERTDSVVNELIQITKEVEEINFATEITGVNFLGGMGGIASSYSTIFMNLKHWNERDKKPDDIAAYLSQRTASIPNATFMFFGMPTLQGFGMSTGVEMKMQDKTGGDIFTFYDNVNNFLAGMNQRKEVMVAMTTFNPNFPQREISADIAKIKEAGLTLQDVMTAMQAYIGSMYVSDFNLYGKQYRVMLQAPPEYRKQLEDLEGIQIRTAYGEMAPLTEFISTKPVMGPQALTRFNMFQSMDVTIMPNSIDGYSSGDVINAVKEVAANTLPTGYGYEFSGMTREETSQGSQVGIIFFICIVFVYLLLAALYESYIIPLAVLLSLPIGLAGVFIFIKIFGSHIGIVNNIYVQISMIMLIGLLAKNAILIVEYALQRRQQGQTVVEAAVNGAVARLRPILMTSFALIIGLLPLMFASGAGATGNRSIGISAVGGMFVGTMIGVLVIPTLYIVFQTIQDRFSKKTSKK from the coding sequence GTGTTAAAAACATTTATTGATAGACCGGTATTATCTACTGTAATTTCAATATTTATAGTAGTATTGGGAGTTATAGGTATTGTCACATTACCCGTTGAACAATACCCCGACATTGCACCTCCTACCGTCAATATTTCGACTCAATATCCAGGGGCGAATGCTGACGTTATTATGAAGAGTGTAGTGATCCCTATTGAAGAAGCTGTGAACGGAGTAGAAGGTATGACTTATATGTCTTCTTCGGCTTCAAACTCGGGTATGGCCTCTATTGAAGTTTACTTTGCAAAAGGTGTAGATCCCGACATTGCAGCCGTAAACGTTCAAAACTTGGTGGCTACCGTTACCCCCATTCTTCCAGCTGAAGTAAACAAAATCGGGGTAACTGTAAAGAAACAGTTGAGTAGCTATATTTTAGGTATTTCATTATCGTCTGAAAACCCTGATTATGACGGACAGTTTATTCAAAACTATGCCGACATTAACTTGATACCGCAGATTAAGCGTGTATATGGTGTGGGTGATGCTTCGGTAATGGGTGCTAAAACCTATTCTATGCGTGTGTGGTTGAAACCTGATGTGATGGCATCTTACAAGATGAATCCAACAGAAGTTATCGCTGCACTTGCCGATCAGAATATCGAAGCAGCCCCAGGGGAATTAGGACAAAATAGTGACCAAACTTACCAATATACATTACGCTACACAGGGCGTTTGGAATCTCCAGAAGAATTTGAAAATATTATCATTCGTTCTAGCGATAGCCATATCCTGAAATTAAAAGATGTTGCTAATGTAGATTTAGGCTCTTTGAGTTATAATATTATCTCAAAGACAAATGGTAATGAATCTGTATTTATTTCTATCAGCCAAACTGCAGGTTCAAATGCTCAAGAAGTAATTAATAACATTAAGAATGTACTTGATGAAGCAGCTCCATCATTCCCTCCAGGGTTAAAGATGTCTTACTTAATGGATGCAAACAACTTCTTAGATGCATCTATATCCAAAGTTCTTCAAACTCTATTTGAAGCTCTTATACTCGTATTCTTGGTTGTATTCCTTTTCTTACAAGATTGGAAATCAACTTTGATCCCTGGTATAGCGGTACCCGTAGCCATCATTGGTACATTCTTCTTCCTGCAAGTTATGGGCTTCTCAGTCAACATCTTGACTCTATTTGCCCTTGTTTTGGCGATTGGTATTGTAGTAGATGATGCTATTATTGTGGTAGAAGCTGTCCATGCCCATATGGAAGCAGGAGAGACAGATCCTAGACAAGCAGCTATAGCAGCTATGAAAGAGATTTCACCAGCTATTGTTTCAATAACCTTAGTGATGTCTTCTGTATTTATACCTGTCAGCTTTATTGGAGGTACATCGGGAGTATTCTTCCGTCAGTTTGGTTTGACTCTTGCTATTGCGATTGCTCTATCAGCAGTAAACGCACTAACTTTGAGTCCTGCACTTTGTGCTTTATTTTTAAAGCCAGACTTGAAAAGTGGAGAAAAGAAGAAAAACTTTGCACAGCGTTTCTTTGTATTCTTTAATGCAAATTTTGATGCTGCCACTCAAAAGTACAAATCATCTCTTCACTTCTTAGGAAAAAAAGGACATCGCTGGATTACTGTAGCAATTATTATCACATTCTCAGGATTACTTTACTTCATGATGCAAACAACTCCTACAGGTTTTGTTCCTCAAGAAGATGGAGGTACTATGGTAGGATTGGTTTCTCTTCCTCCTGGTTCATCCTTGGAAAGAACAGACTCTGTAGTAAATGAATTGATACAGATCACCAAAGAAGTAGAAGAGATAAACTTTGCAACAGAAATTACAGGTGTTAACTTCCTCGGAGGTATGGGAGGTATTGCTAGTTCTTACTCCACAATTTTCATGAATTTGAAACACTGGAACGAACGTGATAAAAAACCCGATGATATTGCAGCTTATTTATCTCAAAGAACAGCGAGCATCCCCAATGCTACATTTATGTTCTTTGGTATGCCTACTCTACAAGGTTTTGGTATGAGTACGGGAGTTGAGATGAAAATGCAAGATAAAACAGGGGGTGATATTTTTACATTTTATGATAATGTAAACAACTTCCTAGCTGGTATGAACCAAAGAAAAGAAGTTATGGTGGCTATGACAACATTCAACCCTAACTTCCCTCAAAGAGAGATTTCTGCTGACATTGCTAAAATCAAAGAAGCTGGACTTACTCTACAAGATGTTATGACTGCTATGCAGGCTTATATTGGTAGTATGTATGTATCCGATTTCAACTTGTATGGTAAGCAATATCGTGTAATGCTTCAAGCACCACCAGAATATCGTAAGCAACTCGAAGACCTTGAAGGTATTCAAATTCGTACGGCTTATGGAGAAATGGCTCCTTTAACTGAGTTTATTTCTACCAAACCTGTTATGGGACCTCAAGCTTTGACTCGTTTCAATATGTTCCAATCTATGGACGTAACTATTATGCCAAACTCGATAGATGGCTATAGCTCGGGTGACGTTATTAATGCTGTAAAAGAAGTTGCTGCAAACACTCTTCCTACAGGTTATGGTTACGAGTTCTCGGGTATGACACGTGAAGAAACCTCACAAGGATCACAGGTAGGTATTATCTTCTTTATCTGTATTGTCTTTGTGTACTTGCTTCTTGCTGCTCTTTACGAAAGTTACATTATACCATTGGCGGTGTTGCTTTCACTTCCTATTGGTTTGGCTGGGGTATTCATCTTTATCAAGATATTTGGCTCACACATCGGTATTGTAAACAATATTTATGTACAGATATCTATGATTATGTTGATCGGACTTCTTGCCAAGAATGCTATTTTGATTGTGGAGTATGCTCTTCAACGTCGTCAGCAAGGACAAACTGTTGTTGAAGCGGCAGTAAACGGAGCTGTTGCTCGTCTTCGTCCGATCTTAATGACATCTTTCGCATTAATTATTGGTTTACTTCCTCTAATGTTTGCATCTGGTGCAGGTGCTACTGGTAACCGTTCTATCGGTATCAGCGCTGTGGGAGGTATGTTCGTGGGTACAATGATTGGTGTATTGGTTATTCCAACACTTTATATCGTATTCCAAACTATTCAAGACCGATTCAGTAAAAAGACGTCTAAGAAATAG
- a CDS encoding efflux transporter, RND family, MFP subunit (COGs: COG0845 Membrane-fusion protein~InterPro IPR006143~KEGG: cts:Ctha_1680 efflux transporter, RND family, MFP subunit~PFAM: Secretion protein HlyD~SPTR: Efflux transporter, RND family, MFP subunit;~TIGRFAM: Secretion protein HlyD~IMG reference gene:2504106844~PFAM: HlyD family secretion protein~TIGRFAM: RND family efflux transporter, MFP subunit), producing MKLSNLIYGMSALLLLVSCGNKSQNAGQTDVQKYPTQVITGQEVELTTTYPASLKGQQDIEIRPRIDGFIDAIYIDEGSLVKKGQALFKINSPQSEQALTSAKAAITMAQSSVNTAKLNVDRIRPLAEKGIVGSVQLATAEDAYNSALAGLAQAEANLKNAQATIGWTNVTSPVNGFVGAIPLRLGSLVNSMNVLTTVANVDSIYAYFSMNEKEFSTFLSELEGNTQAEKIKNAPQVRLTLANGTEYPYVGKIGTITGSVNATTGSVSFRAVFPNSNFELRSGMSGKITIPTHMDNALIIPQKAVFEQQNKNLVYQVQGDSVVLKSISVLPTPDGKQYVVTSGLQEKDKIVTDGIVTLRHGKKIATE from the coding sequence ATGAAATTGTCGAACTTAATTTATGGAATGTCGGCTTTGTTACTACTAGTTTCATGTGGTAATAAATCGCAAAACGCAGGACAAACTGACGTTCAAAAATACCCTACCCAGGTAATTACGGGTCAAGAAGTTGAATTGACTACTACTTATCCTGCTAGCCTGAAAGGACAACAGGATATTGAGATTCGCCCTAGAATTGATGGCTTCATTGATGCCATTTATATTGATGAGGGTTCTCTAGTGAAAAAAGGACAAGCACTTTTCAAAATAAACTCTCCTCAGTCTGAGCAAGCACTAACAAGTGCAAAGGCAGCTATTACAATGGCTCAATCCTCTGTTAATACTGCGAAGTTAAATGTAGATAGAATTAGACCACTTGCAGAAAAAGGTATTGTAGGTAGTGTACAACTTGCTACAGCTGAAGATGCTTACAATTCAGCCTTAGCAGGATTGGCACAAGCTGAAGCCAACCTTAAAAATGCACAAGCTACAATTGGCTGGACAAACGTTACTAGTCCTGTTAATGGATTTGTAGGTGCAATTCCTCTACGTTTAGGTAGTTTAGTAAACTCTATGAATGTACTTACTACAGTAGCCAATGTAGATAGCATTTATGCTTATTTCTCAATGAATGAAAAAGAGTTTTCTACTTTTCTAAGTGAACTTGAAGGTAATACACAAGCCGAAAAAATTAAAAATGCACCACAAGTAAGACTTACTCTTGCAAATGGTACAGAGTACCCTTATGTAGGAAAAATAGGAACCATTACAGGTTCTGTTAATGCTACAACTGGTTCTGTAAGTTTTAGAGCGGTATTCCCAAACAGTAATTTTGAATTAAGAAGTGGTATGAGTGGAAAAATCACTATTCCTACTCACATGGATAATGCTTTAATCATCCCTCAAAAAGCTGTATTTGAGCAACAAAACAAAAACTTAGTTTACCAAGTACAAGGAGATTCTGTAGTATTAAAATCCATTTCTGTTCTACCTACACCTGATGGCAAACAATATGTGGTTACAAGTGGCTTACAAGAAAAAGACAAAATTGTAACTGATGGTATTGTAACTCTACGTCATGGTAAGAAAATAGCTACTGAATAA
- a CDS encoding Inorganic pyrophosphatase (COGs: COG0221 Inorganic pyrophosphatase~HAMAP: Inorganic pyrophosphatase~InterPro IPR008162~KEGG: sli:Slin_2409 inorganic diphosphatase~PFAM: Inorganic pyrophosphatase~PRIAM: Inorganic diphosphatase~SPTR: Inorganic diphosphatase;~IMG reference gene:2504106845~PFAM: Inorganic pyrophosphatase), whose amino-acid sequence MRKYKAHPWHGIRIGENFPHVVNSFIEIVPTDTVKYEVDKETGYLKIDRPQKYSNIIPALYGFIPQTYSWKKVAELTNQALGRTDIEGDGDPVDICVLTEKDITHGDIIVRARPIGGFRLLDHNKADDKLIAVLEDDAIYGHYRSMADVPETVVNRLKHYFTTYKDLPGDSKPRCIVTDVYDVETAYDVIRRSVKDYRDTFGEEEE is encoded by the coding sequence ATGAGAAAATATAAGGCACATCCTTGGCACGGAATTAGAATAGGAGAGAATTTTCCTCACGTTGTGAACTCTTTTATAGAGATTGTGCCAACAGACACAGTAAAATACGAGGTAGATAAAGAAACAGGATATCTAAAGATTGATAGACCTCAAAAATACTCCAACATCATTCCTGCTCTATATGGATTTATTCCTCAAACTTATAGCTGGAAAAAGGTAGCAGAATTAACTAATCAAGCATTAGGACGTACAGATATTGAAGGAGACGGCGACCCTGTAGATATTTGCGTACTAACTGAAAAAGACATTACGCATGGTGATATTATAGTACGTGCACGCCCTATCGGTGGGTTCCGTTTACTTGACCATAATAAAGCTGATGATAAACTCATTGCCGTACTTGAAGACGATGCAATCTATGGACACTATCGCTCGATGGCTGATGTTCCAGAGACTGTAGTTAATCGCTTGAAACACTATTTTACTACTTATAAAGATCTTCCAGGCGATAGTAAACCAAGATGTATTGTTACAGATGTCTATGATGTAGAAACTGCATACGATGTCATTCGTCGCTCAGTGAAAGACTATAGAGATACATTTGGAGAAGAAGAAGAGTAA
- a CDS encoding Uncharacterized protein family UPF0029, Impact, N-terminal (COGs: COG1739 conserved hypothetical protein~InterPro IPR001498~KEGG: bfs:BF2076 hypothetical protein~PFAM: Uncharacterised protein family UPF0029, Impact, N-terminal~SPTR: Putative uncharacterized protein;~IMG reference gene:2504106846~PFAM: Uncharacterized protein family UPF0029~TIGRFAM: uncharacterized protein, YigZ family), whose product MIFFIFVLIMIQDDVFKTIAQSSEGAYSEKRSKFISFAMPVESEEEAKEYLEEIRKKYYDARHVCWAYLIGSDEIKYRANDDGEPSGTAGRPILGQIRSFELTNVFIAVIRYFGGIKLGTGGLVVAYKAAAADALDHAEIIEKTIDEEVTFDFEYPFMNDVMRIIKDIEPQIVDQTFEMACNMCLRIRRSKMEELRDRLSKVQTVVFADEAAETEKEEN is encoded by the coding sequence ATGATTTTCTTTATCTTTGTGTTAATTATGATTCAAGATGATGTTTTTAAAACCATAGCTCAGTCTTCAGAGGGTGCATATAGTGAAAAGCGAAGTAAATTCATCAGCTTTGCTATGCCTGTTGAGTCAGAAGAGGAGGCTAAGGAGTATTTAGAAGAAATAAGGAAGAAATATTATGATGCTCGTCACGTCTGTTGGGCTTATCTAATAGGAAGTGATGAGATAAAATATCGTGCTAACGATGATGGCGAACCTTCTGGCACAGCAGGTCGTCCCATCTTAGGTCAAATACGTTCATTTGAATTGACGAATGTATTTATTGCTGTTATACGATATTTTGGTGGAATCAAATTGGGTACGGGTGGATTGGTTGTGGCTTATAAAGCAGCAGCTGCAGATGCTTTAGATCATGCAGAAATCATAGAGAAGACCATAGACGAAGAGGTTACTTTCGATTTTGAATATCCCTTTATGAATGATGTGATGCGTATCATAAAAGATATAGAACCCCAAATAGTAGATCAGACATTTGAGATGGCTTGCAATATGTGTTTGCGAATTAGACGCTCAAAGATGGAAGAGTTGAGGGATCGATTAAGTAAAGTGCAAACGGTAGTGTTTGCAGATGAAGCTGCAGAAACTGAAAAAGAAGAAAATTAA